ATTTAGTCACTAATACCAGTTTTTAAAGAGAATTTTATACGTCTACGAGTAGTTAGTTAGTTAGTTAATTAATGAAACTCATCAAGAAAAAAATAATTATTGGGTCCCCCTCTCAACTCCCTCAACATTTCAAAATCAATTTACAACCGCAAACATATATTTCCATCTAATCCTCTGTTTTCGATTTTCCCTCACTCTTTCTCTTCTTCCATAACAATATAAAAAAAAAAAAATCCTGCGTGTGTGTACATTCGATCAATGCCAGGAACTATACAAGTTTCAGGTAACAGCAGCGGTCGATTTCTCGTAAAGATACCCTTTTAACATAGTTTTAGCACTTATTGAAATACATGTTCTGTCCAAATCCTCAGTTCTGGGTCTTGTTGATGTTCAGACAGCTTCTTCAACCACTTCCATTAAAGGTATCAACTTGACTCTGTTACCTATATTGCTTTCTACATTCCTTTACCAAAAAAATCCAACTTCTTTTTACTTGGCAGTTGCTATGGGGAAGATAGAGTATCGAACATCGGATTCAGGAGACTACATTTTGTAATTCATCTGCTCTGATTAATTTTGAAATTTCAAAATTCTTGAAAGTCTGACACTTTCTTGTTTCTTTGACTTAACTTCGGCAACAGTCCAGTCACGAGGCTCCAGGAAAACTTGATTGTTACATTGTTAGATGTCAATGGTAACGGAATATTACACAAAGGTAACTTGTTTATAATCCTTTAGAGATAAAAATGCTTGTGGGTTTCTGAATTTGTGTAATTTTTTTCGGAGGTTAGAGATAGAGACCAGGATGATCATAGAGAGTGGCTTCTTGGAAGAGAAACTTTCATTCAATGGCTATGGAAACGTCCAGCTGAAAATGCAGTTTGTTCTTAGTGAAGAAGATCGAAACCGCATACGTTTCCTGGTAAACAACTTGTTGATATGCTCTGTTTTTATGTTCATTGGAGCTCTGCAAAATTTCAAAATCTTGATGAATCCATTGGTTCTTGATTGATTGATTTCAAAGAGACAATCTGCATTGAGAAAGAATCACAAGGAGCTTGTAGGTGGCAGTTCTTTTACCAAATCTAAAAGCATTGCTTCAGGTTAGTAGATGAAAAAAAAAACAAGAATGTTACTCCTCTGTTTTGTTTTGTTTTTTAAATTGTTTAGTTTCTGTTTCTAAATGTTTTTATTTTGTTTTTCTTTTCTTGCTCTTGATGTTATGAGAGATCTGTCTTCTCTAAGTCCAATGCAAACCCGAGACACCTTGGCTGCTGCTAGTCCAAAGACAACTCTTGCTCTGTCTCAGGAGACAGAGGTTAAAGTATGATTATCAGTCACTTTGATAATCACTTTCACTCATACAAATTTCAAAATATTTCATATGTGGCAATTGATTATTTCATTCTGTTTAGACTAGTGCAGATAGAGAACCGGTTTCGTCAAATCTTATAACCTGGAAGGCTGAAGTAAAGGGTATAACTGAGAAGAAGAAGAAAAATCAGCCATCTTCTTCAGATGTTTCTTTAAGCAAGAAGCTCCCGGAAGTTAAGAAACTAGAGAGTGTATCATTACTGAAGCAAGAAGATAAAGGCTTGAGAAAACCGGAAAAGATCGCTAATAGGAAGCCAATGCGCCGGAGTTTGTCAGAGACAAACTTGAGCAATGTTCGGAAAATGATTAGCACCTTTGAAGTTAAAGTGACTCAGGTATAATGTCTTTTTGGGGAGGTTTGAGTATGAATCTTTGTGATCAAGATCTTTTAAAAACGTTTTGGATAATGATTCTTTAGGTGGTTTTCTTTACAGGATACAAATCTTCTGATGGGGAAGAGTCAAATTGAAGATGTGAAGGAAAAGGCTAAGGCGCAGTCACAACCAAAAAGCTCTGCTAATATAGAGAAACCAAAAGAAAGGAAGATAAGTTCTGATACCACAGAGATATGTGATCATATAGTAACAGTTTCAAGAGAGAAAAGGCCACTGGTTATAGAGCATAAGAGCCCTGAAGAGAGCGCTAGAAGAAGTGACTCTTTAAGTAAGCAGAGAATAAAGAGAAGCTCGGTGGTGGAAGTAAGCAATGATGAGAAGAAACAGAGCAAACCTGTGCGTTTGAAGGATTCTCATCTTGAGAATGCACGAGGGTCACGTCTCTGGATATTTCCTGATGAGGCAAAGGATGTGTTACAGAAGAAGACAGAAGAATCCAAGAAGGCAAACACCGGTGAGGTACAAAAGCAGTGGCCCTGGAGTTTTCTTTTTTTTGACAATCTGTGTATGATATATCTTAGATCCTGCGTTTACTCTGTAACATTTTCAGAGGGGATTAAGCTGCAGAAGCATTGAGAAAATGAATATCAACAACAAGTGGAAGAACATTGAGAGATTGAAGAAACAGAAATCTCAGGCATCTGCAGATTCAGAAAGTTCTAGAGGACCTGTTGTACATGTAGGTTTTCATAAACATACATCATTAACCAAATATTACTTAAAATATGTTCATCGTATATGTGTGATTTTCAGGTGATGCGTGCATTGATTGTGGTGGGTTTTGCAGGCTTAGTGTTTTTGACACGGAAATGAACTTAAACAGGTTTGTGTTCTGCTGAAAAATGAAGCCTTCTGTATTTTTTTCCCCTGTTTTCTTGTGATGGAAGGAACTCAAAATAGGTTCATCGTGCTACAAGCTTCAGCCTCAAATTTATTTGTCTCCTTTGATACATTTTGCAGATGAGCCAAACCTTCATTTTGAGATTATAATATTGGAACAGTTTTTTTTAAAAACAAGACTGTAAAAGATATATCGTTGCACATAATAATAGTTTTCAATGATATGCTTATACGCAATCACAAAAATAGAAATGTCCATTCATCATTGCTTCAAGTTAATTTGGTTCCATTTCTAGCTTTACAAATTGTCATGTATAGCTTTTCACTATAGTGTATTATATTATAGTGACAAAAAAATCAATGTTGCATGAAAAATTAACATTTTCACTATACGAGTAATGTAGATTCTGAGCATTTTAATGACAATTTGACATAGTTCTACACTTAAATAAGACTCATACTGGTGAAAGACAGAAGATTGTTGACAAAGGATCTTATTCATTATTGGGCGACGAGCCTTAATTCAGACTTGTGCAATGGTTGTTCACATATTGGCACATGAAAACAACTCAGATTTTTTTTTTTGATTTTCTTCTTCTTCATAAGGGATGTCACTTATCGGTGAATTTATGCACCATTGTTAAGTTATACATGTGGTTATAT
The DNA window shown above is from Brassica oleracea var. oleracea cultivar TO1000 chromosome C3, BOL, whole genome shotgun sequence and carries:
- the LOC106328795 gene encoding uncharacterized protein LOC106328795 isoform X1, giving the protein MPGTIQVSVLGLVDVQTASSTTSIKVAMGKIEYRTSDSGDYIFPVTRLQENLIVTLLDVNGNGILHKEIETRMIIESGFLEEKLSFNGYGNVQLKMQFVLSEEDRNRIRFLRQSALRKNHKELVGGSSFTKSKSIASDVMRDLSSLSPMQTRDTLAAASPKTTLALSQETEVKTSADREPVSSNLITWKAEVKGITEKKKKNQPSSSDVSLSKKLPEVKKLESVSLLKQEDKGLRKPEKIANRKPMRRSLSETNLSNVRKMISTFEVKVTQDTNLLMGKSQIEDVKEKAKAQSQPKSSANIEKPKERKISSDTTEICDHIVTVSREKRPLVIEHKSPEESARRSDSLSKQRIKRSSVVEVSNDEKKQSKPVRLKDSHLENARGSRLWIFPDEAKDVLQKKTEESKKANTGERGLSCRSIEKMNINNKWKNIERLKKQKSQASADSESSRGPVVHVMRALIVVGFAGLVFLTRK
- the LOC106328795 gene encoding uncharacterized protein LOC106328795 isoform X2, yielding MPGTIQVSVLGLVDVQTASSTTSIKVAMGKIEYRTSDSGDYIFPVTRLQENLIVTLLDVNGNGILHKEIETRMIIESGFLEEKLSFNGYGNVQLKMQFVLSEEDRNRIRFLRQSALRKNHKELVGGSSFTKSKSIASDLSSLSPMQTRDTLAAASPKTTLALSQETEVKTSADREPVSSNLITWKAEVKGITEKKKKNQPSSSDVSLSKKLPEVKKLESVSLLKQEDKGLRKPEKIANRKPMRRSLSETNLSNVRKMISTFEVKVTQDTNLLMGKSQIEDVKEKAKAQSQPKSSANIEKPKERKISSDTTEICDHIVTVSREKRPLVIEHKSPEESARRSDSLSKQRIKRSSVVEVSNDEKKQSKPVRLKDSHLENARGSRLWIFPDEAKDVLQKKTEESKKANTGERGLSCRSIEKMNINNKWKNIERLKKQKSQASADSESSRGPVVHVMRALIVVGFAGLVFLTRK